A portion of the Marinobacter alexandrii genome contains these proteins:
- a CDS encoding FtsX-like permease family protein has product MTKQNYPPILAEKLLKWYAGRAEMEDIEGDLDEVYQNQYQQKGKLKADLKYWHQIFSLLFSYGLRKRKSKADYSSYYFKNSMTMFKNYFKISIRNLKKQKAFTIINVLGLSIGMSIALLALAMYLELNQFDTYHEDAENIYRVTTELTYSGDREKYASAPPALTYRMDEEIPSIYKSVHIDENFSALIDHNGNNIRTYGYHTEPSFFDVFAFELESGDPSVLNEPGVVILTKELATKLFGEQSALNQIIETEEWGQLRVAGILKEFPKLTHLAFDLLAGFPVSKKFNANYKTSQWTDFTDSYYYFAIPNEFKSQLISRMNEIGQAGTLDFQAEDETVTYDLQALLDITPGELINDGIGVQFDMPTMLLFFGISLLILVPACLNYSNMSIAIALKRAKEVGIRKVMGSYRKHIINQFLVETILICLASLLISSLAFIQLKKEFSSMLAGGTSLLFEVTPVLILVFIGFAILTGILTGIGPALYFAKISPIQALKSDSSKKVTISGIRKGLLVFQFAMTLSFMIGTGVLLKQYQESRSFKLPFTTENTFIVYTQKTDVQLLKNDLSNQSNISALSFSSSIPGTSLTKSTFVFNDDLQDSVRIREVFVDDQFINNMNLSMIWGDKLSESGQQVDEVVVNREMMRRLDQLNFKDTTFISLKNGQYAKIVGVIENYNHEPLNESIEPMMLRIDDSELAYAIVSLQNENHIASTQFLQNRWDALFPNVPFRATLLETEIDNAYDFFIIGLRIFGFLAVLAITISCLGLLGMVVYATENRTKEVAVRKILGASKKSLYRTLAGLFIKLWSIALLIAIPASYLFYDNFLVTIFNKFGDGVGLVEIALSVLATLLLGGSAIIWQVNKIANVNPSDNLRYE; this is encoded by the coding sequence ATGACTAAGCAGAACTACCCTCCCATTCTTGCCGAAAAACTACTCAAATGGTATGCTGGCAGAGCAGAAATGGAAGATATTGAAGGAGATCTGGATGAGGTTTATCAAAACCAATACCAACAAAAAGGAAAACTAAAAGCCGATCTCAAATATTGGCATCAAATATTCTCACTACTCTTTTCCTACGGACTAAGGAAAAGAAAATCAAAAGCAGACTATTCTTCATACTACTTTAAAAACTCAATGACTATGTTCAAGAATTACTTCAAAATCTCCATCCGAAATCTTAAAAAGCAAAAGGCATTCACCATCATCAATGTCCTTGGTTTATCCATAGGAATGTCTATAGCCCTACTTGCATTAGCAATGTACTTAGAGCTCAATCAGTTCGACACTTACCATGAAGATGCTGAAAATATTTATCGCGTGACTACTGAATTAACATACAGTGGAGATAGAGAAAAGTATGCTTCTGCACCACCAGCGCTCACTTATCGAATGGATGAAGAAATACCTTCAATCTATAAATCCGTTCATATAGATGAGAATTTCTCTGCTCTAATTGATCACAATGGAAACAATATTCGAACATACGGATATCATACCGAACCTTCTTTTTTTGATGTATTTGCCTTTGAACTGGAGTCTGGAGACCCATCCGTTCTAAATGAACCAGGAGTTGTTATACTCACAAAAGAATTAGCGACAAAACTATTTGGTGAGCAGTCTGCTCTGAATCAAATCATCGAAACTGAAGAGTGGGGGCAGTTGCGTGTGGCAGGTATTTTGAAAGAATTTCCAAAGCTTACTCATCTAGCTTTTGACCTTCTTGCAGGCTTTCCTGTTTCTAAGAAATTTAATGCCAATTACAAAACATCTCAATGGACAGATTTTACTGATAGCTATTATTATTTCGCTATACCAAATGAGTTTAAAAGTCAGTTAATAAGTCGAATGAATGAAATAGGTCAAGCTGGCACACTTGATTTTCAGGCAGAAGATGAAACGGTAACCTATGACTTACAAGCACTATTAGACATTACACCGGGAGAACTTATCAATGATGGAATTGGAGTGCAGTTTGATATGCCTACTATGCTTCTATTTTTTGGAATCTCATTACTTATTCTAGTTCCCGCATGTCTTAATTATTCTAATATGTCCATTGCTATTGCACTAAAGCGAGCAAAAGAAGTAGGGATAAGAAAGGTAATGGGTAGCTATAGAAAGCACATCATCAATCAGTTTTTAGTCGAAACGATACTCATATGCTTGGCTTCACTCTTAATCTCTAGCCTCGCTTTCATTCAGCTCAAAAAGGAGTTTTCAAGTATGCTCGCGGGCGGTACATCTCTCCTGTTCGAAGTGACTCCTGTCTTGATCCTCGTGTTTATTGGTTTTGCCATTCTAACGGGCATTTTAACAGGCATAGGACCGGCACTCTATTTTGCGAAAATATCCCCCATTCAAGCTTTGAAATCAGATTCCTCCAAGAAAGTCACCATCTCAGGCATCAGAAAAGGATTGCTCGTATTTCAATTCGCCATGACGTTGAGCTTCATGATTGGAACGGGAGTATTACTTAAACAATACCAGGAAAGCAGGTCTTTCAAGCTTCCATTTACCACAGAAAACACATTCATTGTTTATACTCAAAAAACAGATGTCCAACTTCTGAAAAACGACCTCTCGAATCAGTCCAACATCTCGGCGTTAAGTTTCAGTTCCAGTATTCCAGGCACTTCACTCACGAAAAGCACATTCGTCTTTAATGACGATTTGCAAGATTCAGTAAGAATCAGAGAAGTATTTGTAGACGATCAATTCATAAATAACATGAATCTCAGCATGATTTGGGGAGATAAATTAAGCGAAAGTGGACAACAAGTCGATGAGGTAGTTGTCAATCGGGAGATGATGAGAAGACTGGATCAATTAAACTTTAAAGACACCACATTCATTTCTCTGAAAAACGGTCAATATGCAAAGATTGTAGGAGTCATTGAAAATTATAATCATGAACCTCTCAATGAAAGCATTGAGCCTATGATGTTAAGAATTGATGATAGCGAGCTCGCTTATGCTATAGTCAGTCTTCAGAATGAAAATCATATTGCTAGTACTCAGTTCTTGCAAAATAGATGGGACGCATTGTTTCCGAATGTCCCGTTCAGAGCTACTCTCTTAGAAACAGAAATAGATAACGCCTATGATTTCTTTATCATTGGCTTAAGAATATTTGGATTTTTAGCGGTTTTAGCGATTACAATATCCTGCTTAGGTTTATTGGGAATGGTTGTGTATGCAACAGAAAACAGAACGAAAGAAGTAGCCGTTAGAAAAATACTTGGGGCTAGTAAGAAAAGCCTTTACAGAACACTCGCCGGACTATTTATTAAACTCTGGTCTATTGCATTACTTATAGCCATACCAGCTTCCTATCTCTTTTATGACAATTTTCTAGTAACCATTTTTAACAAATTCGGAGATGGTGTTGGCCTTGTTGAGATTGCTTTGAGTGTATTAGCCACGCTCCTCCTAGGTGGAAGTGCGATCATATGGCAAGTCAACAAAATAGCCAATGTAAATCCCTCAGATAATTTGAGATATGAATAG
- a CDS encoding DUF5686 family protein encodes MTRTLISTFILFVIVFSLDAQQTVVSGKVTEVETGAPVPFATVVFQGTTEGAVTDFDGNFTASTSLNVDSIYVTYVGFLKRVKGLKRGENQVINFQLAEDIMTLNEVVVTPGENPAFAVMRKVIENKDKHDKRKLAAYDYESYTRTEFDLDNISDEMRDRKLMQKVLDVMDSIDQIAGEDGKPILPLMMSEAISRFYFRKAPYAKHEQVIRTKVSGIGVTDGTLTSQLIGSTYQEYNFYQNWLNIVGKEFASPIANGWKLIYEYELVDSLYIGDDYCYKLEFFPKQELDLAFTGSMWITKDDYALKQIDAFVPKTANLNFVEKIKIQQELAPTTSGPWLPAKIRVVVDLKPVTKKTAGILAKFYVSNKDFVVDQPKDNEFYMNVISLDPNVRESDEEYWAEARHDSLTAIEVNVFSMIDSLKKIPVVRNITEITKFITTGFIKAGPIDIGPYTTFFGNNDIEGIRLGMGLRTNINLSNKWTIGGYTGYGFDDERWKYTAYVSFLANRNPWTEIKYEQQREVEQVWLLNEDIGANSLFYTFSRFGTLIQPFLKQKYKLSFQRQLGQGINSTLSFKHVEIQPLFDFSFFTDDARTVTQTDYSVNEATIKTRYGKDEIILVNDNQRINLGPIRFPVYEFTYTYGSDIAGGDFEYHKLKLSFQKQQKMGLFGVSNFNLTGGYQLGTVPYTLLFNPIGNETPFYVGFAYNLMNFFEFSSDRYVELKYRHSFEGFIFNRIPLLKKLKWRLFVNANGLLGDIREENIAISNFERDANDNPILPFRQWDGTPYLEAGYGIENIFKILSVQAFHRLTYIDDNASKFGLKFNVSFSL; translated from the coding sequence ATGACCAGAACACTAATATCTACTTTCATTCTTTTCGTTATAGTCTTTTCATTGGATGCGCAGCAGACTGTCGTATCTGGAAAAGTAACCGAGGTTGAAACTGGCGCTCCAGTACCTTTCGCCACCGTTGTTTTTCAAGGAACAACGGAAGGTGCTGTGACCGATTTCGATGGAAACTTCACTGCGTCTACAAGTCTAAATGTAGATTCTATTTATGTCACATATGTAGGCTTTCTTAAGCGAGTTAAGGGCTTAAAGCGTGGTGAAAATCAAGTGATAAATTTTCAGCTTGCTGAAGACATCATGACATTAAACGAAGTAGTGGTGACGCCAGGAGAAAACCCAGCTTTTGCTGTAATGCGCAAAGTCATTGAAAACAAAGACAAGCACGATAAACGAAAGTTGGCAGCCTACGATTACGAAAGCTATACACGTACCGAGTTTGATTTAGACAACATCTCCGATGAGATGCGTGATCGCAAACTCATGCAGAAGGTATTGGATGTTATGGATAGTATTGATCAGATTGCAGGAGAAGATGGCAAGCCCATTCTTCCATTGATGATGTCGGAAGCTATTTCACGGTTCTATTTTAGGAAAGCACCTTATGCAAAGCATGAGCAAGTCATACGCACCAAAGTAAGCGGCATTGGAGTTACCGATGGAACCCTCACTTCTCAATTGATTGGAAGCACTTATCAGGAATACAATTTCTACCAAAACTGGTTAAATATCGTAGGCAAAGAGTTTGCAAGCCCAATAGCCAATGGATGGAAACTCATCTATGAATATGAGCTAGTGGATAGTCTCTACATTGGTGATGATTATTGCTATAAGCTGGAGTTCTTCCCAAAACAAGAGCTTGATCTTGCCTTCACAGGCTCCATGTGGATTACGAAAGACGATTATGCGTTAAAACAAATTGATGCTTTCGTTCCTAAAACGGCTAACCTCAATTTTGTTGAAAAAATCAAGATCCAACAAGAGTTAGCACCTACCACTTCCGGGCCGTGGTTACCAGCCAAAATTCGGGTAGTTGTAGATCTGAAACCTGTCACAAAGAAAACAGCAGGTATTTTAGCCAAGTTCTACGTCTCCAACAAGGACTTTGTGGTTGATCAACCAAAAGACAATGAATTCTATATGAATGTCATTTCTCTTGATCCCAATGTGAGAGAGTCTGACGAAGAATACTGGGCAGAAGCACGCCATGATTCACTTACTGCGATTGAAGTGAATGTATTTTCTATGATTGATTCACTAAAGAAGATCCCTGTTGTTCGAAACATTACAGAAATAACGAAATTCATTACGACAGGCTTCATCAAAGCAGGACCGATAGATATAGGACCTTACACTACTTTCTTTGGTAACAATGATATTGAAGGGATAAGGTTGGGAATGGGCCTGAGAACAAATATTAATTTAAGCAACAAATGGACGATCGGTGGCTACACAGGCTATGGCTTTGATGATGAACGATGGAAATACACAGCGTACGTTTCCTTTTTAGCCAATAGGAATCCTTGGACTGAAATAAAATACGAACAGCAGCGTGAAGTTGAGCAAGTCTGGTTGTTGAATGAAGACATTGGTGCGAATAGTTTGTTCTATACTTTCAGTCGTTTCGGCACTCTCATTCAGCCTTTTCTAAAGCAGAAATACAAACTTAGTTTTCAAAGGCAGCTAGGCCAAGGCATTAATAGCACGCTATCCTTCAAACATGTAGAGATTCAGCCTTTGTTTGACTTTAGCTTTTTCACCGATGATGCCAGAACGGTTACTCAAACAGATTATTCCGTAAATGAAGCAACCATCAAAACGCGATACGGAAAAGATGAAATCATCCTCGTAAATGACAATCAACGAATCAACCTGGGGCCGATTAGATTCCCCGTCTACGAATTCACCTACACCTATGGTTCAGATATCGCAGGAGGTGATTTTGAATATCACAAACTGAAACTCTCTTTTCAGAAACAACAAAAAATGGGGCTTTTCGGAGTATCTAACTTTAACCTGACTGGAGGTTACCAATTGGGCACTGTCCCTTATACCTTACTGTTCAATCCCATTGGAAATGAAACTCCTTTCTATGTAGGCTTTGCATATAACCTCATGAACTTTTTCGAGTTCTCGTCAGATCGGTATGTAGAACTAAAATATAGGCACTCATTTGAGGGATTCATTTTTAACCGAATTCCCCTACTGAAGAAATTGAAGTGGCGACTATTTGTAAATGCCAATGGATTATTGGGTGATATTCGAGAAGAAAATATTGCTATTTCAAACTTTGAACGAGACGCAAACGATAATCCTATTCTACCATTTCGTCAATGGGATGGCACACCTTATTTAGAGGCTGGTTATGGCATTGAAAATATTTTTAAAATCCTTTCTGTTCAAGCCTTCCACCGACTGACTTACATAGATGATAACGCATCTAAATTTGGATTGAAATTTAATGTTTCGTTCAGTTTGTAA
- a CDS encoding methyltransferase, translated as MSNDYFQFKQFLIQQANSGMKVTTDGCLFGAWVASEINANAEPKKILDIGAGTGLLSLMLAQATQQSQIEAVEINTSAFEEALSNFSDSKWSERLKIYQSPIQDFSVDSTYDLILSNPPFFTDSQKGTIDDKNQALHSSDLPMQALLKAVLALLSKDGTFYVLFPEREMDRFIELANKSQLCLTESLEVRNQSGSKVFRKMAAFSFREKEFNQREIIIRKSDGRYTDEFWSLLEEFYLEYNDPYFKTF; from the coding sequence ATGTCCAACGATTACTTTCAATTCAAGCAGTTTCTAATACAGCAGGCCAATTCCGGAATGAAAGTAACTACCGATGGATGCCTGTTTGGAGCCTGGGTGGCGAGTGAGATCAATGCTAATGCCGAACCTAAAAAGATACTGGATATTGGAGCTGGTACTGGACTACTCTCACTTATGCTGGCACAAGCAACGCAGCAAAGTCAAATCGAAGCAGTTGAGATTAATACGTCAGCATTCGAAGAAGCCTTATCAAACTTTTCAGATTCGAAATGGAGTGAGCGACTGAAGATCTACCAATCTCCTATTCAAGATTTCTCTGTTGACTCTACCTATGATTTAATTCTATCCAATCCCCCTTTTTTTACTGATAGTCAGAAAGGAACAATAGATGATAAGAATCAAGCACTGCATTCTTCTGATCTACCTATGCAAGCTCTACTCAAGGCAGTGCTTGCATTGTTGTCCAAAGATGGAACGTTCTATGTACTGTTTCCTGAAAGAGAAATGGATCGGTTCATTGAACTGGCAAATAAGTCACAACTCTGCCTGACCGAATCTCTTGAAGTGAGAAACCAATCGGGTAGTAAGGTTTTTAGGAAAATGGCTGCTTTCAGCTTCAGAGAAAAAGAATTTAATCAAAGAGAGATCATAATCAGGAAGTCAGATGGTAGATACACAGACGAGTTTTGGAGCTTATTGGAAGAATTCTACTTAGAGTACAATGATCCATATTTTAAAACATTCTGA
- a CDS encoding M56 family metallopeptidase has protein sequence MNEAILFLLESSATLGILYLIYHALLRKEASLNFNRFYLLGVLVCSFTLPLLSIDFTSDKGGIIDQPIKQLSDARVGYQDIVKNWSYGIIDQNFSSSSITSIKEGKHRNLFFDILLIVYAIGLIVSIFRLIWMLRWIFKLKSGNSKEIVSGLTIVKVPQPIAPFSFLNSVFVSIEMLDSDEFAHILEHEKTHIQQRHSFDLIIVQLLSAILWFNPVIWWLNKSLKTTHEYIADRKMIKKGYSLVEYQTLLLRQLISNNSFGLVHNFNLSFIKKRITMMNIQKIGNLGKFKVATVITLTVLFSLVIVQCNSKLEEQDLSLTEEFSVDFPVIQDTKYVFNISSEVRFDIIIKNDLIYFKDELMTLKELSSFDGDFHPKAQMILKVDKNQQMKLVRNVQDVLREKELRMIVYVGKNESGELLNIPMMLPPAPNSKSGITVPELTDKFVQENGIQLLDVDMGKTQEQYSELIYKSLHDPMIDKSAFVVRGRYEDDDTYEEYLTSLNSMKQGYYDYYEEKAQELYGKSFYDINRAQKTSEKAKQQYREVRRGVPMAISIE, from the coding sequence ATGAATGAAGCTATCTTATTTCTATTAGAATCAAGCGCGACTCTGGGTATTCTGTATCTTATTTATCACGCATTACTGAGAAAAGAAGCTTCCCTCAATTTCAACAGATTTTATTTGTTAGGTGTTCTTGTTTGCTCATTTACTTTACCACTTTTAAGTATTGATTTCACTTCTGACAAGGGAGGTATAATTGATCAGCCAATTAAGCAGCTGAGTGATGCACGTGTTGGTTATCAGGATATAGTGAAGAACTGGTCTTATGGAATAATAGATCAGAATTTTAGCTCATCTTCGATAACATCTATAAAAGAGGGAAAACACAGAAATCTGTTTTTTGATATACTCTTGATTGTTTACGCCATTGGTTTGATTGTCTCTATTTTTCGACTCATTTGGATGTTGAGGTGGATTTTCAAATTGAAGTCGGGAAACTCGAAAGAGATTGTGAGTGGGCTAACTATCGTGAAGGTTCCACAGCCGATAGCACCATTTTCCTTTTTGAATAGTGTCTTTGTTTCAATAGAAATGTTGGATAGTGATGAGTTTGCCCATATACTGGAACATGAAAAGACTCATATTCAACAAAGACATTCCTTTGATTTGATTATTGTTCAACTTCTGAGTGCTATTCTCTGGTTTAATCCAGTGATCTGGTGGCTCAATAAATCTTTAAAAACTACACATGAATATATAGCAGATAGAAAAATGATTAAAAAGGGTTATTCCTTGGTTGAGTATCAAACTTTGCTTTTGAGACAATTGATCAGCAACAACTCATTCGGGTTAGTACACAATTTCAATTTATCATTCATTAAAAAAAGAATAACCATGATGAACATACAAAAGATCGGTAACCTTGGAAAGTTCAAGGTAGCCACAGTAATCACATTGACAGTACTATTTAGTTTGGTCATTGTCCAATGCAATTCAAAGCTGGAAGAGCAGGATCTTTCATTGACAGAAGAGTTTTCAGTTGACTTCCCGGTAATTCAGGATACTAAGTACGTTTTCAACATCAGTTCAGAGGTGCGTTTTGATATAATCATTAAAAATGATCTAATTTATTTCAAAGACGAACTAATGACGTTGAAAGAGCTCTCAAGCTTTGATGGGGATTTTCATCCAAAAGCACAAATGATTCTAAAGGTGGACAAGAACCAGCAGATGAAACTTGTGCGAAATGTGCAAGACGTGCTTCGTGAAAAAGAGCTGAGGATGATCGTTTATGTTGGAAAAAATGAGTCCGGTGAGCTTCTGAATATTCCAATGATGTTACCCCCCGCTCCCAATAGTAAATCAGGAATCACAGTACCAGAATTGACAGATAAGTTTGTTCAAGAGAACGGCATTCAACTTCTTGATGTGGATATGGGGAAAACTCAGGAACAATATTCAGAGCTTATTTATAAATCCCTTCATGATCCAATGATTGACAAGTCTGCCTTCGTAGTTAGAGGAAGGTATGAAGATGATGATACATATGAGGAATATTTAACTAGTCTGAATTCAATGAAGCAAGGTTACTATGACTATTATGAAGAAAAAGCTCAAGAGCTTTATGGCAAAAGCTTCTATGATATCAATAGAGCACAAAAAACAAGTGAGAAGGCAAAACAACAATATCGTGAGGTAAGGAGAGGAGTGCCTATGGCAATTTCGATAGAGTAG
- a CDS encoding BlaI/MecI/CopY family transcriptional regulator, producing the protein MTTLTKAEEKIMKILWDIEKGFIKDILEQYPNPKPPYNSVSTIVRVLVQKEIVGYNAYGKTYQYYPMVSKEEYSKGQLSRLVSDYYNNSLKQVVNFFSESKNLDEEELNEVMKMLKELKSKKDE; encoded by the coding sequence ATGACTACTTTAACCAAGGCAGAAGAGAAGATTATGAAGATTCTCTGGGATATTGAAAAAGGTTTTATCAAGGATATCCTTGAGCAATATCCCAACCCTAAACCTCCATACAACTCTGTATCAACAATTGTAAGGGTATTGGTGCAGAAGGAGATAGTAGGCTATAATGCCTATGGCAAGACTTATCAATATTATCCGATGGTATCCAAGGAAGAGTATAGCAAGGGGCAGTTGTCTCGATTGGTTTCAGACTACTATAATAACTCCTTGAAGCAGGTAGTGAACTTCTTTTCAGAAAGTAAAAATCTTGATGAAGAGGAATTAAATGAAGTAATGAAAATGCTTAAGGAACTAAAGTCTAAGAAAGATGAATGA
- a CDS encoding cytochrome c peroxidase, with product MTKLLIPLAFLFLFSSCDSSEEEVIEVDIEQSAILVQFENRIDLTNLPNYANQEIPSYISKDNTTTNPITDNGSILGRVLFYDKNLSIDNTVACASCHQQSFGFSDGDIASTGVNGSTGRHSMRLVNARFADEVNFFWDERSTSLESQTTQPIQDHIEMGFSGEEGNDDISRLFEKLESIDYYNELFTFIYGDTEVNEQRMQNALGQFIRSIQSFDSKYDLGRAQVNNENTDFPNFSELENEGKALFMDRVDFNNNGVRVGGGIGCNACHRAPEFDIDPRSGNNGIIASLSGGTDTEVTRSPSLRDLFNTSGEVNGPFMHTGFSEDFEDVLDHYDNIPAAGNGLDRRLNPMGNTQNLNMTQGEKDAVIAFIKTLTGSDIYSNDKWSDPFN from the coding sequence ATGACTAAACTGCTGATACCACTCGCTTTCCTTTTTCTATTTTCTTCTTGCGACAGTTCTGAAGAAGAAGTAATTGAAGTTGATATTGAACAAAGCGCAATACTGGTTCAATTCGAAAATCGAATTGATTTAACTAATCTTCCAAATTACGCTAACCAGGAAATTCCATCGTATATATCGAAAGATAATACAACAACAAATCCAATCACGGATAATGGATCTATTCTTGGAAGAGTACTTTTCTATGATAAGAATTTATCCATAGATAACACAGTAGCCTGTGCAAGTTGTCATCAACAATCTTTTGGATTTAGTGATGGGGATATTGCATCTACAGGTGTGAATGGAAGCACTGGCAGACACTCTATGAGGCTGGTGAACGCACGCTTTGCAGATGAAGTGAATTTCTTTTGGGATGAACGCTCAACTAGTCTAGAAAGTCAAACCACTCAGCCCATTCAAGATCACATAGAAATGGGATTTAGTGGAGAAGAAGGAAATGATGACATATCACGTCTTTTCGAAAAGCTAGAGTCCATAGACTACTACAATGAGCTTTTCACATTTATATATGGAGATACTGAAGTGAATGAGCAACGAATGCAAAATGCCTTAGGTCAGTTTATCAGAAGTATTCAATCATTTGACTCAAAGTATGATTTAGGTAGAGCTCAAGTAAATAACGAAAACACAGATTTTCCTAATTTCTCAGAACTTGAAAATGAGGGAAAAGCGCTTTTCATGGATCGGGTTGATTTTAATAATAACGGAGTTAGAGTAGGTGGTGGAATAGGATGTAATGCTTGCCATCGAGCTCCAGAGTTTGACATTGATCCAAGAAGCGGAAACAATGGAATCATCGCGTCTTTAAGTGGTGGAACAGATACAGAAGTAACCAGATCTCCATCGCTAAGGGATCTATTCAATACCTCGGGGGAGGTCAATGGCCCATTTATGCATACAGGGTTTTCTGAAGATTTCGAAGATGTCTTAGATCATTACGATAATATCCCTGCTGCCGGAAATGGTTTGGATAGACGTCTGAATCCAATGGGCAATACTCAAAACTTAAATATGACTCAAGGAGAAAAAGATGCAGTAATTGCTTTTATAAAAACCTTAACGGGATCTGACATCTACTCCAATGATAAATGGTCTGATCCGTTCAATTAA